In Leucobacter insecticola, one DNA window encodes the following:
- a CDS encoding RCC1-like domain-containing protein yields MATVGLVATALTLPLGVSSEAQAVPGDLEEWSGTVLGGTEIELPERTDKLEFKEIYGAPNAGYGMDTDNKIWGWGLNGYGNLGNNEYIGYFRFAPHPVPMKDINGDQMVAKTMSFGDNSALVLDRDNKAWTYGRNAFGELGNPNFPMGGNSSTYIPQPVLNEGGEQMVFETVSSGTAFHFGLEADGSAWAWGRNWFGQLGTATPLYQDSQFAAPVIDSTGQQMKFKQIAGGSDFAIGIDFDGNAYGWGSGDGCASGFCGLEVPRPRPLLDASGQQRKYAAVHAGYGVAYGVEADGSVWSWGQQLNQALGNPATPEWSATGVPQKVLAADGTQFRVKSMDVGTTTVFALDEDHHVWGWGGNQSGQLGQDPAVLGTASAVPVQIFAAPGVPIVADQVQAGNNHGIYLGEFDEVSKTNVFSWGESELGQLGNPGLDVVYGSGSFELTPVPVQLAQPSLNSIVYFGDDDSYAVTGTVSGGVLTVKSPEHFASRVPVYVAWYGSQPPTTRELVGYFTFMLDPALTVSPESVEVGESTIVTVTLPDAEIALVGESQMQFALDAGLTTVAEGATGAVTPVPFDADGKATLLVTSVTDALYDVTAQALVNQVNGAPIDQGPMVAVSPKVSGVAAFVAPDKPEKPVTPPVTPPTTPDTLGGLSSTGSSTPVMLIGGGVLALLVGAATLLLGCRRKSASQP; encoded by the coding sequence GTGGCGACGGTCGGTTTGGTCGCGACGGCGCTGACGCTGCCGCTTGGCGTTTCGAGCGAGGCACAGGCAGTGCCGGGGGATCTCGAGGAGTGGTCAGGCACGGTGCTCGGCGGCACCGAGATTGAGCTGCCGGAGCGAACTGACAAGCTTGAGTTCAAAGAGATCTACGGCGCGCCCAATGCCGGATACGGCATGGACACCGACAACAAGATCTGGGGCTGGGGTCTGAACGGCTACGGCAACCTCGGCAACAACGAGTACATCGGCTACTTCAGGTTCGCCCCGCACCCTGTTCCCATGAAAGACATCAATGGCGATCAGATGGTCGCGAAGACGATGTCCTTCGGCGACAATTCTGCACTTGTGCTTGACCGAGACAACAAAGCTTGGACGTATGGCCGCAACGCCTTTGGCGAGCTAGGCAACCCCAATTTTCCGATGGGAGGAAACTCCTCAACCTACATTCCCCAGCCCGTCCTCAACGAGGGCGGTGAGCAGATGGTCTTCGAAACAGTCAGCTCGGGTACCGCCTTTCATTTTGGGCTTGAGGCCGATGGCAGCGCGTGGGCTTGGGGTCGCAACTGGTTCGGCCAGCTCGGCACGGCGACGCCGCTGTATCAAGACTCACAGTTCGCGGCACCGGTGATTGACTCGACCGGTCAACAGATGAAGTTCAAGCAGATTGCAGGGGGGTCTGACTTCGCGATCGGGATTGACTTCGACGGCAATGCCTACGGCTGGGGTTCAGGCGATGGCTGCGCAAGTGGGTTCTGCGGCTTAGAGGTGCCCCGTCCAAGGCCGTTGCTTGATGCGAGTGGTCAACAGCGCAAATACGCAGCGGTCCACGCAGGCTATGGTGTCGCCTACGGTGTAGAAGCAGATGGCTCTGTGTGGTCTTGGGGCCAGCAGCTTAACCAGGCCCTGGGTAACCCGGCAACTCCAGAGTGGTCAGCGACTGGCGTGCCGCAAAAGGTGCTCGCCGCAGATGGCACCCAGTTCCGCGTCAAGTCGATGGATGTCGGCACGACAACCGTGTTTGCGCTGGACGAGGATCACCACGTCTGGGGTTGGGGAGGCAACCAGAGCGGTCAGCTTGGGCAGGATCCGGCAGTGTTGGGCACCGCAAGTGCGGTTCCGGTCCAGATTTTCGCCGCGCCGGGCGTGCCGATCGTCGCAGACCAGGTGCAGGCCGGCAACAACCACGGCATCTATCTCGGGGAATTTGACGAAGTTTCGAAGACGAACGTGTTCTCCTGGGGAGAGTCTGAACTTGGCCAGCTCGGCAACCCCGGTCTCGACGTGGTCTACGGCTCCGGGTCCTTCGAATTGACGCCAGTGCCGGTGCAACTCGCTCAGCCGAGTCTCAACAGCATCGTGTATTTCGGCGACGATGACAGCTATGCGGTTACGGGGACGGTTTCGGGTGGTGTGCTGACGGTCAAATCGCCCGAACACTTCGCCTCTCGTGTGCCGGTATACGTTGCCTGGTACGGTTCCCAGCCGCCAACCACGCGCGAACTCGTGGGCTACTTCACCTTCATGCTTGATCCCGCGCTCACGGTGTCTCCTGAGAGTGTCGAGGTTGGAGAGTCTACAATCGTCACGGTGACGCTCCCCGATGCAGAGATTGCCCTGGTCGGCGAATCGCAGATGCAGTTTGCGCTCGATGCCGGCCTAACTACGGTCGCGGAGGGAGCGACGGGCGCAGTGACCCCGGTGCCGTTTGACGCTGACGGGAAGGCCACTCTGTTGGTGACCTCGGTGACGGATGCACTCTACGACGTCACCGCGCAGGCCCTGGTGAATCAGGTGAACGGCGCGCCGATCGACCAGGGGCCGATGGTCGCTGTCAGCCCCAAGGTGTCTGGCGTCGCGGCCTTCGTGGCCCCAGACAAGCCGGAGAAGCCGGTGACGCCCCCAGTTACCCCGCCAACGACGCCCGACACGCTCGGTGGTCTGTCTTCGACCGGCTCGAGTACCCCCGTGATGCTGATTGGCGGTGGCGTTTTGGCTCTTCTGGTCGGAGCAGCCACCCTGCTTCTGGGCTGTCGCAGGAAGAGTGCTAGCCAACCATGA
- a CDS encoding SpaH/EbpB family LPXTG-anchored major pilin: MKHASIGRKLRGVLAFAAACLVGVAGFSAPAVAAPLASEIDPLAKGSINLLKWSTPAGQESNKPQNGAKDDTAPSTGSVPLQGATFQLYRLTSGTNPDLTTNAGWEWLQNVRGGMTTNNPTVAQLATAGFTVTPVGGAQVTGSDGKINWTGLDIGLYYVAETSVPAGHKASAPFLVTIPMTDPVNRDKWVYDVYVYPKNLKDDSAKVPLDLDVPKPGDPLTWEISTNVPGSGTNYVTTMRFEDTLSNDLVFSPGPPSPVTLKVGGTTFTNSPYQLQGTDYVMDWNSVTRKLTVTINSDGLKALNGQGPWPDQRGKRLFLRIDTTVGPNYVGALNNQANIITNKPGTTEETTTTTPQSLVKYGKVTVNKVDEKDQPLSGATFKVYYTHVKYTSVPSNPVTGDPKTGMKDTGVTCVMNGGKTSCDLELRYSDFAENTQLAEPDSRWNYYYLKEMTSPNGYVVLPGFIPFQITKDNTNGNTHVSASLKVKNVKDIGGFELPFVGGPGTAAFMVLGLSVLAGSAVLAVRRTRRNRVSIEV; the protein is encoded by the coding sequence ATGAAACACGCTTCAATCGGGCGGAAGCTGCGCGGGGTTCTCGCGTTTGCGGCCGCGTGTCTCGTCGGGGTGGCGGGTTTCAGCGCCCCCGCCGTCGCGGCCCCCTTGGCGTCCGAGATCGACCCCCTGGCTAAAGGCAGCATCAACCTGCTCAAGTGGTCGACCCCGGCCGGACAGGAGTCAAATAAGCCGCAGAATGGTGCGAAAGACGATACTGCCCCGAGCACAGGCTCCGTGCCGCTTCAGGGTGCTACGTTCCAGCTCTACCGGCTGACGTCCGGCACGAACCCTGACCTCACCACCAATGCGGGGTGGGAATGGTTGCAGAATGTGCGGGGTGGCATGACCACTAACAACCCGACGGTAGCGCAACTGGCCACGGCAGGCTTCACAGTGACTCCCGTTGGCGGCGCACAGGTCACTGGTAGCGACGGCAAGATTAACTGGACCGGCCTCGACATCGGGCTTTACTACGTCGCGGAGACAAGTGTGCCCGCAGGCCACAAGGCCTCGGCTCCGTTCCTGGTGACGATCCCGATGACGGACCCGGTAAATCGTGACAAGTGGGTCTACGACGTCTACGTCTATCCGAAGAACCTGAAGGACGACAGCGCCAAGGTGCCGCTCGATCTTGATGTACCGAAGCCAGGGGATCCCCTGACCTGGGAGATCAGCACCAACGTTCCCGGATCGGGAACGAATTACGTCACCACCATGCGCTTTGAAGACACGCTCAGCAATGATCTGGTCTTTAGCCCGGGACCCCCATCACCCGTGACGCTCAAGGTTGGCGGCACCACCTTTACAAACTCGCCGTACCAGTTGCAGGGCACTGACTACGTGATGGATTGGAATTCAGTCACTCGGAAACTCACGGTGACGATCAATTCCGACGGGCTTAAGGCACTCAATGGCCAGGGACCCTGGCCGGATCAGCGCGGAAAGCGCCTCTTCTTGCGGATCGATACGACGGTTGGTCCTAACTACGTTGGCGCGCTCAACAACCAGGCAAACATCATTACGAACAAGCCCGGCACCACAGAGGAAACCACCACGACCACTCCCCAGAGCCTTGTCAAGTACGGCAAGGTGACCGTCAACAAGGTCGATGAGAAGGATCAGCCTCTGTCCGGAGCAACCTTCAAGGTGTACTACACTCACGTGAAGTACACATCGGTTCCGAGCAACCCCGTCACCGGCGACCCGAAAACCGGTATGAAGGACACAGGTGTGACGTGTGTGATGAACGGCGGCAAGACCTCCTGTGACCTCGAACTGCGCTACTCGGACTTCGCCGAGAATACGCAGCTGGCGGAGCCGGATTCACGTTGGAACTACTACTACCTGAAGGAGATGACCTCTCCGAACGGTTACGTTGTCCTGCCGGGGTTCATCCCCTTCCAGATCACGAAGGACAACACGAACGGCAACACTCACGTCTCGGCATCTCTCAAAGTGAAGAACGTGAAAGACATCGGTGGCTTTGAATTGCCATTCGTTGGCGGCCCCGGAACCGCAGCGTTCATGGTGCTTGGCCTGTCTGTTCTCGCTGGCTCCGCGGTCCTTGCTGTGCGCCGCACGCGCCGCAATCGCGTGAGCATTGAGGTCTAG
- a CDS encoding class C sortase has product MPTPITGEEQVKKSNRVWLQRLPIVLLAMVGAGILLYPSISDWFATMAQQQLYGEYSQKVSEMSEAERQSYLDAASDYNEHLPNGPLRDPYVLTDDGKTVDSRESYLEYLKQLDFGDGLPMAWVEIPGINVTLPIQHGTSDDTLEWSAGHLFGSALPVGGESTHAVVAAHSGRANAKLFYALDQLEEGDVFSVEVVGERFYYETRRIEVVDTEYFGDGVRQVQGEDHVTLLTCTPVGVNSHRLLVRGDRIPAPPGSADATDIPVDKAVASAPWWIAGVSGAPTLAWVGLAAADRRLVKRRSPAHPHQTSACASHASQK; this is encoded by the coding sequence ATGCCGACACCGATCACAGGAGAAGAACAGGTGAAGAAATCAAACCGCGTGTGGTTACAGCGGCTTCCGATCGTGCTACTCGCCATGGTCGGTGCCGGGATACTGCTTTACCCAAGCATTTCTGACTGGTTCGCCACCATGGCGCAGCAGCAGCTGTATGGCGAATACTCGCAGAAGGTCAGCGAGATGAGCGAGGCAGAACGCCAGAGCTATCTCGACGCCGCCAGCGACTACAACGAACATCTACCGAACGGGCCATTGCGCGACCCGTACGTTCTCACTGACGATGGAAAGACCGTCGATTCGCGTGAGAGCTACCTCGAATACTTGAAACAGCTTGATTTCGGTGATGGCCTGCCCATGGCTTGGGTGGAGATCCCGGGCATTAACGTAACACTGCCGATTCAGCACGGCACCAGTGACGATACACTGGAATGGTCGGCAGGGCACCTCTTCGGTTCGGCCCTGCCCGTCGGCGGCGAATCGACACACGCAGTGGTCGCGGCGCATTCCGGCCGCGCAAACGCAAAACTCTTCTACGCGCTTGACCAGCTTGAGGAGGGGGATGTTTTCTCTGTTGAAGTGGTCGGCGAACGCTTCTACTACGAAACCCGCCGTATTGAGGTGGTCGACACTGAATACTTTGGCGATGGGGTGCGTCAGGTGCAGGGCGAAGATCACGTCACGCTGTTGACATGCACGCCGGTCGGCGTCAATTCGCACCGGCTTCTCGTGCGTGGTGATCGAATCCCCGCACCACCCGGGTCGGCAGACGCAACGGATATCCCCGTCGACAAGGCCGTTGCTTCAGCACCGTGGTGGATCGCCGGCGTGAGTGGTGCCCCAACGCTTGCCTGGGTGGGCCTCGCCGCCGCAGACCGCAGGCTCGTTAAGCGGCGGTCGCCAGCGCACCCTCATCAGACTTCCGCGTGTGCTTCGCACGCTTCGCAAAAGTAG
- a CDS encoding SpaA isopeptide-forming pilin-related protein — translation MKVKADVKFVQISGGHQYALALSTDGDVYAWGYGGFGATTLSTTGTPTKVSGLPKIKQISAGFQHAGAVAQDGSLWMWGYQFNGRLGNGASSAIAAGPQRIGTGTWKQVEAGNASTWGIDSTGTLYGWGKNNYYQLGISSTKNDFLVPTSTYQSGVIDVAGNQTAAIAVMSDGSVRSAGTNDPTSNLLGSGTPGSVNQMWAAIPKLTGAKEAAMGMSAAGVVTDVPQAQTWGNYVQAGRLGGTNDPLTKPFRMNHVGNIAKSTSVIIAGGMTEADAAQSKIAFGDPTTKPQTTAGWQLAKNISVVTVLGTKYLRGDVPLHNAGPVGVYVNWNDGKNVWSLTGCYTYTVALNLLATPKPAAVDDVVDVTPSVLDPREKPYIGSAVADLSIAALSGSPAPLVLAGGSTTGLSLSTASSAQVKLATPLPTANNGTDKWKYPATATARVTNGAGVQITVSRNVAATDIDFVRNGGTGPDPDPTCDVPPKWLNDTKVSGGVLGYPAAPTTDYLLLPVQDGGLKVTQVSMGAGARTTQSLDPYGNRPAPGQSQLNTAESTGMHTLYLDNSGNVWALGLNKWGQVGNGTVTDVTTPVMVLGPTSSAVVTTGGSKVISVSAGGNHSVAVTEDGSIYQWGLSSELGIGTGQAAIDKPTKLTVAGVAFEEVSAGSAFSLALSKTGNVYVWGTNGFAELGRGSVDSNRYPTPLVVTGLLGQKITKISAGARHALVSTGNAVYSWGAAVQAGNGDTNGGFLPPPQTTPYLIPAFSGKQIKQVEAAADNSYVLTSEKLYAWGSRIWGSALMPHEWPGVNTGNQNTPREADLPATLDPRQITGVFAGKFVVYLLTANGDVYAAGSNRRADTSSPIGDLGTEQSYWDASYLEVPAKVPGLSGKGITFIAAGGRGDVLGAPLLKSSRIALTGDGTTYGWGGNQVGQLGPSVGDMTYTPTKIALGQRAPVTSGTVYFGAPSLGAGLDKSVAVAVGPGDIVTQGGVQYFKVEIPKHVVGTVEVHTSWGAGGRQELVGCYQYRLHLNIAPDPDPQTAGNEITVRAYVDAGEEALTGTALVDFTIPAVGNQVQLVSGEKLAKVPFVNGVATTKVKLGEPWPTPNYNGTDWRYPTEAIAGIPSSPLYLSILSDPNAEIVSSKATSPKPWVWWVPPQVTEFPVHLRKIGESSKGNLVGMLGSEWQIYKDSVATPNTPDMNSLVANVTTPVMNPRYQTADTIHGWFTVNLAPGMYWLYETKAPAGFQLMAKPVQFSVSPGGVVQVRINKSGYISATDDWDPLSYNIDTITVRDPGATSLPDASSQTWLWITLLGAGLLGVVLLLLARRYVRAARIADTPQGPLAPDA, via the coding sequence GTGAAGGTCAAAGCCGATGTCAAATTCGTGCAAATCAGTGGCGGGCACCAGTATGCGCTCGCGCTTTCGACGGACGGCGACGTCTACGCGTGGGGGTACGGCGGCTTTGGAGCAACGACGCTCTCGACAACTGGAACTCCAACAAAAGTTAGCGGGCTCCCGAAGATTAAGCAGATTTCAGCAGGTTTCCAGCACGCTGGTGCCGTTGCGCAGGATGGCTCACTGTGGATGTGGGGGTATCAGTTCAATGGGCGTCTTGGCAACGGGGCTTCTTCAGCGATAGCGGCCGGGCCGCAGAGGATCGGGACGGGAACTTGGAAGCAGGTTGAGGCGGGCAACGCGAGCACGTGGGGAATCGATTCCACTGGCACCCTGTATGGGTGGGGCAAAAACAACTATTACCAGCTAGGGATTAGCTCCACGAAGAATGACTTCCTTGTGCCGACGTCGACCTACCAATCTGGAGTAATCGACGTCGCAGGGAATCAGACCGCTGCGATCGCGGTCATGTCTGACGGAAGCGTGAGGTCTGCGGGTACGAATGACCCGACATCGAATTTGCTCGGTTCTGGCACTCCAGGGAGCGTGAACCAGATGTGGGCGGCAATCCCAAAGCTCACCGGTGCGAAAGAAGCCGCCATGGGAATGTCCGCGGCAGGCGTCGTCACAGATGTTCCGCAGGCCCAGACCTGGGGCAATTATGTCCAGGCTGGGCGTTTGGGTGGCACCAACGATCCCCTGACGAAGCCGTTTCGCATGAACCACGTCGGCAACATAGCCAAGAGCACGTCGGTGATTATCGCAGGCGGAATGACAGAGGCAGACGCGGCGCAGAGCAAGATCGCGTTTGGTGACCCCACCACCAAACCACAGACGACGGCCGGTTGGCAACTTGCCAAGAATATCTCAGTGGTGACCGTCTTAGGCACCAAGTATTTGCGGGGAGATGTGCCGCTTCACAATGCGGGTCCTGTAGGCGTATACGTGAATTGGAACGACGGGAAAAACGTCTGGTCGTTGACCGGGTGCTATACCTACACCGTCGCCCTCAACCTCTTGGCGACACCAAAACCTGCCGCCGTTGATGACGTTGTCGATGTCACGCCCTCAGTACTGGATCCGAGAGAGAAACCGTATATTGGCTCTGCGGTCGCAGACCTCTCTATTGCCGCGCTCTCTGGATCGCCGGCTCCCCTTGTCCTCGCAGGCGGTTCGACCACGGGGCTCTCACTCTCGACCGCTTCGAGCGCGCAGGTGAAGCTTGCCACGCCGCTTCCCACGGCAAATAACGGAACCGACAAGTGGAAGTACCCTGCGACGGCAACGGCGAGGGTGACCAACGGGGCCGGGGTGCAGATTACGGTGAGTCGCAACGTGGCCGCTACTGACATTGATTTCGTAAGGAACGGGGGTACCGGGCCTGACCCCGACCCGACCTGTGACGTGCCACCAAAGTGGCTGAATGACACCAAGGTGAGTGGAGGTGTGCTCGGGTATCCCGCGGCTCCGACAACCGACTACTTGCTGCTGCCCGTGCAGGATGGTGGGCTGAAGGTGACGCAGGTTTCGATGGGCGCTGGCGCGCGGACGACGCAATCGCTTGACCCCTACGGGAACCGGCCGGCCCCCGGACAATCGCAGCTAAACACCGCCGAATCTACCGGAATGCACACCCTCTATCTTGACAACTCCGGCAACGTTTGGGCGTTGGGGCTCAACAAGTGGGGTCAAGTCGGAAACGGCACCGTCACAGATGTCACCACCCCAGTTATGGTTCTTGGCCCTACCTCCTCTGCGGTGGTGACCACCGGGGGTAGCAAAGTCATCAGCGTATCGGCCGGTGGGAATCACTCGGTTGCGGTGACGGAAGACGGCAGCATCTACCAGTGGGGCTTAAGCTCGGAGCTTGGAATCGGCACCGGCCAGGCGGCGATCGACAAGCCCACTAAGCTCACTGTCGCAGGCGTTGCCTTCGAAGAGGTGTCCGCAGGATCCGCTTTCTCTCTCGCGTTGTCGAAGACCGGCAACGTGTATGTTTGGGGAACGAACGGGTTTGCGGAACTCGGCAGGGGATCCGTAGATTCAAACAGGTATCCCACTCCGCTGGTGGTGACAGGACTCTTGGGGCAAAAAATCACCAAGATTTCCGCCGGTGCTCGTCACGCGCTTGTATCCACAGGTAACGCCGTGTACAGCTGGGGTGCCGCCGTACAGGCGGGGAACGGCGACACGAACGGGGGATTCCTTCCCCCCCCGCAGACGACCCCTTACCTGATTCCTGCATTCTCGGGGAAGCAGATTAAGCAGGTCGAAGCTGCGGCAGACAATTCGTACGTCCTGACCTCCGAAAAACTGTATGCCTGGGGTTCGCGGATCTGGGGATCCGCACTCATGCCGCATGAGTGGCCAGGGGTCAATACCGGTAATCAGAACACGCCCCGCGAGGCGGATTTGCCTGCGACGCTCGACCCTCGTCAGATTACGGGAGTCTTCGCGGGAAAGTTCGTCGTCTACTTACTAACTGCGAATGGTGACGTGTATGCCGCGGGAAGTAATCGTCGCGCGGATACGTCATCGCCAATCGGTGACCTCGGCACCGAGCAAAGCTACTGGGATGCGTCGTACTTGGAAGTGCCAGCCAAGGTTCCGGGCCTCAGCGGCAAGGGAATCACCTTCATCGCCGCGGGCGGTCGAGGCGATGTGCTTGGAGCGCCTTTGCTGAAATCATCCCGAATTGCACTCACTGGCGACGGGACCACCTATGGCTGGGGTGGAAACCAGGTCGGGCAGTTGGGGCCGAGCGTTGGGGATATGACCTACACGCCAACCAAGATCGCGCTCGGGCAGAGAGCGCCTGTGACGAGTGGAACCGTGTACTTTGGGGCCCCGAGTCTGGGTGCTGGGCTTGACAAGTCCGTCGCGGTAGCCGTTGGACCCGGCGATATCGTGACACAGGGTGGCGTTCAGTACTTCAAAGTCGAGATCCCGAAGCACGTCGTCGGTACCGTTGAGGTTCACACAAGCTGGGGCGCGGGCGGCAGACAAGAGCTGGTCGGGTGCTACCAGTACCGCCTCCATTTGAACATCGCGCCCGATCCTGATCCGCAAACTGCCGGAAACGAAATCACGGTGCGAGCATATGTCGATGCTGGCGAGGAGGCACTCACCGGTACCGCGCTAGTCGACTTCACGATCCCAGCGGTGGGCAATCAGGTGCAGCTCGTGTCGGGCGAAAAGCTCGCGAAGGTACCGTTTGTCAACGGCGTCGCGACCACCAAAGTGAAGTTGGGCGAGCCCTGGCCCACACCCAACTACAACGGCACCGACTGGCGATATCCCACAGAGGCGATCGCAGGCATACCTTCCAGTCCTCTCTACCTTTCAATCCTGTCGGATCCGAACGCGGAGATTGTCAGCAGCAAGGCCACCAGTCCCAAACCCTGGGTGTGGTGGGTGCCGCCGCAGGTGACCGAATTCCCAGTGCATCTGCGAAAGATCGGTGAGTCGTCGAAGGGCAATCTCGTTGGCATGTTGGGATCCGAGTGGCAGATCTACAAAGACTCGGTGGCCACGCCGAACACACCGGATATGAACTCGCTGGTGGCAAACGTCACTACTCCAGTGATGAACCCGCGCTACCAGACAGCGGACACAATCCACGGTTGGTTCACCGTGAACCTCGCCCCAGGCATGTACTGGCTCTACGAGACCAAGGCGCCGGCGGGGTTCCAGCTGATGGCGAAGCCGGTGCAGTTCTCAGTGAGTCCCGGAGGTGTGGTGCAGGTGCGAATTAATAAGAGTGGGTATATTTCTGCCACCGACGACTGGGATCCGTTGAGCTATAACATCGACACGATCACGGTCCGGGATCCGGGGGCAACGTCTCTGCCGGATGCCAGTTCGCAAACGTGGCTCTGGATCACGCTCCTCGGTGCGGGGCTGCTCGGAGTAGTTTTGCTCCTGCTCGCTCGTCGGTACGTCCGTGCGGCGAGAATCGCAGACACACCACAAGGACCCCTCGCGCCTGACGCGTGA
- a CDS encoding leucine-rich repeat domain-containing protein: MDRSPPAESTPPAPPKPKPFAATEYVVAGTDLACSAAADPTGVVGVTDTAGLLDVTLDLTKIPAGFSAVSIPTEIAENCRNVIRQVTFVGSPAITELSIGADAFTQNLLGNELVSVIFPEGIERLDVGDRAFYQYAWDFDHTLSDIQFPTSLRDLTIGVGSFSQGRMNLSNGANALKKVTFPEGLVTLTIDEYAFYQIGGEQKSDSNELAEVSFPSTLRTLDIGYRAFSQWANGGGRNALTRVDFPEGLQVLKLADEAFYQSNFDENVLERVTFPGTLQTLSIGRAAFFARNHHVFLEFRTAEAPGMGPDSIFLDDWIAAPGGRSVLFWYGEPEQTSRVWADSLTSNAVDYTIMGYRRLDMRLFGGHITELNGSESRFAYPDGEGPTASFGGVPAYTGVSPVWPFGAYRLTLPQPEREGFTFQGWCEDEPVNGTCASVNGSIPAGSEYELTSPSTDPTVVYALWKAVPKPPVEPGPVEPNPVEPGPAEPSAPAEQLPETGTDSASLFAPFILCAAGIAMVMLGRRRVRR; this comes from the coding sequence GTGGATCGAAGTCCCCCCGCTGAATCCACTCCCCCTGCTCCACCGAAACCCAAGCCCTTCGCCGCAACGGAGTACGTAGTTGCTGGTACTGACCTCGCCTGCTCAGCGGCGGCAGATCCGACGGGCGTCGTAGGGGTCACCGACACAGCAGGCCTGCTTGACGTAACCCTCGACCTGACGAAGATCCCCGCCGGCTTCTCGGCGGTGTCGATTCCCACCGAGATCGCCGAGAACTGCAGGAACGTCATCAGGCAAGTGACTTTTGTGGGTTCACCCGCGATCACTGAACTGTCAATTGGCGCCGACGCGTTTACGCAAAACCTCTTGGGGAACGAGTTGGTTTCGGTGATTTTCCCGGAGGGGATTGAAAGGCTTGATGTTGGTGATCGCGCGTTCTATCAGTATGCGTGGGACTTCGATCACACCCTCAGTGACATCCAGTTCCCCACCTCGCTTCGGGATCTGACGATCGGCGTCGGATCGTTTTCGCAGGGGCGAATGAATTTGTCGAACGGTGCCAATGCACTGAAGAAGGTGACATTCCCTGAGGGGCTCGTCACCTTGACCATCGATGAGTATGCGTTCTACCAGATCGGCGGCGAGCAAAAGAGCGACTCCAACGAGCTCGCAGAGGTTTCCTTTCCGAGTACCCTGCGTACCCTCGATATTGGGTACCGCGCCTTCTCTCAGTGGGCGAATGGTGGCGGACGCAACGCGCTGACTCGGGTCGACTTCCCTGAAGGGTTGCAGGTCTTGAAGCTTGCAGACGAGGCGTTCTATCAGTCCAACTTTGACGAAAACGTGCTCGAACGGGTGACGTTCCCCGGGACGCTACAGACCCTATCAATCGGTCGAGCGGCCTTCTTCGCGCGAAACCACCACGTCTTCCTCGAATTCCGTACCGCGGAGGCACCTGGTATGGGGCCTGATTCGATCTTCTTGGATGATTGGATCGCCGCGCCCGGCGGACGAAGCGTGCTTTTTTGGTACGGCGAGCCAGAACAAACGAGCAGAGTTTGGGCCGATTCGTTGACCTCCAACGCGGTCGACTACACGATCATGGGCTACCGCAGGCTCGACATGCGGCTCTTTGGTGGACACATCACAGAGCTGAACGGATCCGAAAGCCGCTTCGCCTACCCCGATGGTGAGGGTCCGACCGCCTCTTTTGGTGGTGTACCCGCGTACACCGGTGTCTCGCCGGTGTGGCCGTTTGGTGCATACCGTTTGACGCTGCCCCAACCTGAACGCGAAGGTTTCACCTTCCAAGGCTGGTGTGAAGACGAGCCTGTCAACGGTACTTGTGCCAGTGTGAATGGTTCCATCCCTGCCGGATCAGAATATGAACTCACCAGCCCGAGCACCGACCCGACCGTGGTGTATGCGCTCTGGAAAGCCGTGCCGAAGCCTCCGGTGGAGCCTGGCCCCGTTGAGCCTAATCCCGTTGAGCCTGGCCCGGCTGAGCCGAGTGCCCCAGCCGAACAGCTTCCGGAGACCGGTACTGATTCTGCGAGCCTGTTCGCTCCGTTCATTCTTTGTGCCGCCGGAATTGCCATGGTGATGCTCGGGCGGCGTCGGGTGCGGAGGTAA